The following are encoded together in the Acidobacteriota bacterium genome:
- a CDS encoding DUF4332 domain-containing protein encodes MPYGVRKIGGVGPAVAAKLAKAGIRTTDGLLAACRDRRERRLLSERTGMPERQIQKFVNRADLMRIRGVGGDFAELLVASGVRTVRDLSRRRPLNLALKMSAVKAEKKLSRRAPSASMVNSWIAQARKLKDE; translated from the coding sequence ATGCCCTACGGCGTCCGGAAGATCGGAGGCGTCGGTCCCGCAGTAGCCGCCAAACTGGCGAAGGCCGGTATTCGGACCACGGACGGTCTCCTCGCGGCCTGCCGCGACCGTCGCGAGCGACGGCTCCTGTCGGAACGAACCGGAATGCCGGAGCGCCAGATCCAGAAGTTCGTCAACCGGGCCGACCTGATGCGCATTCGCGGCGTCGGCGGAGACTTCGCGGAACTGCTCGTCGCCTCGGGCGTCCGCACCGTGCGCGACCTGAGCCGCCGCCGGCCCCTGAATCTCGCGCTCAAGATGAGCGCCGTCAAGGCGGAAAAGAAGCTCAGCCGCCGTGCGCCGTCGGCGTCGATGGTCAACAGCTGGATCGCGCAAGCCAGGAAACTGAAGGATGAGTAG
- a CDS encoding DUF6489 family protein: protein MKIKLDIDCTPEEARAFLGLPDLAGIQNEMLEKFRDRMAANLKYADPQEMFKLWFGGLGTGLRPPARANKANRDAD, encoded by the coding sequence GTGAAGATCAAGCTCGACATCGACTGCACGCCCGAAGAGGCGCGCGCCTTTCTCGGCCTCCCCGACCTGGCGGGGATTCAGAACGAGATGCTGGAGAAGTTCCGGGATCGCATGGCCGCCAACCTGAAGTACGCCGACCCGCAAGAGATGTTCAAGCTCTGGTTCGGCGGTCTGGGGACCGGCTTGCGGCCTCCAGCCAGAGCGAACAAAGCGAACCGCGACGCCGACTGA
- the rpsD gene encoding 30S ribosomal protein S4 — translation MKFNGPKVKLSRKLGIPLTPKAARYMEKKGHPPGMHGLKRRRRQSNYGRQLLEKQRLRYQYNVSERQLRNYYKRATRMKGVTGDNLVGLLETRLDSVVHRAFAPSVFAARQFVGHGHILVNGRRVNIPSYGVKEGDVVEVREKSRKLRCFNEPRGVTVPTYVETDETGYQATLRSTPVRDEVPIVCEVPLVIEFYSR, via the coding sequence GTGAAGTTCAACGGGCCCAAGGTCAAGCTCTCTCGCAAGCTGGGCATTCCACTGACCCCCAAGGCCGCGCGGTACATGGAAAAGAAGGGCCACCCTCCGGGGATGCACGGCCTCAAGCGGCGGCGGCGCCAGAGCAACTACGGGCGGCAGTTGCTCGAGAAGCAGCGGCTGCGCTATCAGTACAACGTCAGTGAGCGCCAGCTCCGCAACTACTACAAGCGGGCGACGCGGATGAAGGGCGTGACCGGCGACAATCTGGTCGGCCTGCTCGAGACCCGTCTCGATTCCGTCGTCCATCGGGCCTTCGCGCCCAGCGTGTTCGCCGCGCGCCAGTTCGTCGGCCACGGCCACATCCTGGTCAACGGCCGGCGGGTCAACATCCCGTCCTACGGCGTGAAGGAAGGCGACGTCGTCGAGGTGCGGGAAAAGAGCCGGAAGCTCCGCTGCTTCAACGAGCCGCGCGGCGTGACGGTCCCCACCTACGTGGAGACGGACGAAACCGGCTATCAGGCGACCCTGCGCAGCACGCCGGTTCGGGACGAGGTCCCGATCGTCTGCGAAGTGCCGCTGGTCATCGAGTTCTACTCCCGCTGA
- a CDS encoding GNAT family N-acetyltransferase: protein MATQYPRTIRLKNQSFRFSLLRQEDRDDVLAFARALPEEDLRFLRVDMTDPKVVDNWVDGTVSGTRVAVLAHLGDRLVGYGSLNRRESSWMRHLGEIRIMVLPEVRQAGLGGHLAHDVFHLAQQIGLTKIVAQMAREQRGARQMFQNLGFSVEALLADWVIDPNDATHDLILMSYDVTGLEAGAGA, encoded by the coding sequence ATGGCGACCCAGTACCCGCGGACGATCCGCCTCAAGAACCAGTCCTTCAGGTTCAGTCTTCTGAGGCAGGAAGATCGCGATGATGTGCTCGCCTTTGCGCGCGCACTGCCCGAAGAGGACCTCCGTTTCCTGCGGGTCGACATGACGGATCCGAAGGTCGTGGACAACTGGGTCGACGGTACGGTGTCCGGAACGCGCGTCGCCGTGCTCGCCCACCTGGGCGACCGCCTCGTGGGCTACGGCAGCCTGAACCGGCGTGAGTCGTCCTGGATGCGGCACCTGGGCGAGATCCGGATCATGGTGCTGCCCGAGGTCCGCCAGGCGGGTCTCGGCGGCCACCTGGCGCACGACGTGTTTCACCTGGCCCAGCAGATCGGGCTGACCAAGATTGTCGCCCAGATGGCCCGCGAGCAGCGCGGCGCCCGCCAGATGTTCCAGAACCTGGGCTTCTCGGTGGAGGCCTTGCTGGCCGACTGGGTCATCGACCCGAACGACGCCACGCACGACCTAATCCTCATGTCGTACGACGTGACCGGGCTGGAAGCGGGAGCCGGAGCGTAG
- the selD gene encoding selenide, water dikinase SelD: MPQVVLVGAGHTHIQVLRHWMMHPDPTVEATLVVDTPIAVYSGMAPGLVAGQYERHELEIDAVPLARRAGVRVVLAPCIGVEAANRRLLVEGREPISFDVASFDVGSTVAGLELPGVREHAVPTRPINRLAAAISGRVEALTTQQPSVVIVGSGAGGIELAFCIDARLRRQGLEPYVTIVEAGDRILPGYHPALARRVEAAARERGLLTLIEVPVAAVEAGGVQLEDGRRLDSDLTFWVTGAAALPIFRGSDLPLCDRGFARTRSTLQVEGHDHIFAVGDCATLIDEPNRPRAGVYAVRMGPYLIENLERLNTGQRLRRYRPQGDFLALLNLGDGSAAGAKWGAAFEGRWVMRLKDRIDRRFMERFQALDPDGGPMPAFGTMGAGPKAHGADGEPESTPMFCGGCAAKVGPDRLARALARAGLDARPETGEQVILDTATPDDAVAYRTPAGDRVVASLDAFPAFTDDPWLVGRVAAVNACSDLHATGVTPRFAQALVTLPQAADGATAEELLIQVLAGARAALDTEGVLLLGGHTNTGPELVVGFHVEGVSENGCDLLLKSRVRSGDALVLTKPLGSGVLLAADRMGLCPGRWLRTCLASMQTSNRAAMEVARRAGVAAATDVSGFGLAGHLGEMAQASGVDLEIFVGALPSLPGALELLDRGERSTSHDQNTRLPVEIELLAAPGPHLELTFDPQTAGGLVLAVAPRQADGLIRALNARNLDAASVIARARAAGSGGPRLVLR, translated from the coding sequence ATGCCGCAGGTCGTCCTGGTCGGGGCCGGGCACACCCACATCCAGGTCCTCCGCCACTGGATGATGCACCCGGACCCGACCGTCGAGGCGACCCTCGTCGTCGACACGCCGATCGCCGTCTACTCCGGCATGGCGCCCGGACTGGTGGCCGGCCAGTACGAACGGCATGAACTGGAGATCGACGCGGTGCCGCTGGCGCGCCGGGCGGGCGTCCGGGTCGTCCTCGCACCCTGCATCGGCGTCGAAGCGGCGAACCGGCGTTTGCTGGTCGAGGGCCGCGAGCCCATCTCGTTCGACGTCGCCTCCTTCGACGTTGGATCGACCGTGGCCGGCCTCGAGCTGCCCGGCGTACGCGAGCACGCGGTCCCCACCCGGCCGATCAACCGGCTGGCGGCGGCGATCTCCGGCCGCGTCGAGGCTCTGACCACCCAGCAGCCGAGCGTTGTCATCGTCGGAAGCGGCGCCGGCGGCATCGAACTGGCCTTCTGCATAGACGCCCGGCTGCGTCGCCAGGGACTCGAACCCTATGTAACGATCGTAGAGGCGGGCGACCGCATCCTGCCCGGCTACCATCCGGCGCTGGCCCGGCGAGTCGAGGCCGCGGCCCGCGAGCGCGGGCTCCTGACGCTGATCGAGGTGCCGGTCGCCGCGGTCGAGGCGGGCGGCGTGCAGCTCGAGGACGGCAGAAGGCTCGACTCGGACCTGACCTTCTGGGTGACCGGCGCCGCCGCGCTGCCAATCTTCCGGGGCTCCGACCTGCCCCTCTGCGACCGCGGTTTCGCACGCACCCGTTCCACTCTGCAGGTGGAGGGCCACGACCACATCTTCGCCGTCGGCGACTGCGCGACCCTGATCGACGAGCCGAACCGGCCTCGCGCCGGCGTCTACGCGGTGCGCATGGGGCCCTACCTGATCGAGAATCTGGAGCGCCTGAACACGGGGCAGCGACTCCGGCGGTACCGGCCGCAAGGCGACTTCCTGGCTCTGCTCAACCTCGGCGACGGCAGCGCCGCCGGCGCCAAGTGGGGCGCCGCCTTCGAAGGTCGTTGGGTCATGCGGCTCAAGGACCGGATCGATCGCAGGTTCATGGAGCGCTTCCAGGCGCTCGACCCGGACGGCGGGCCGATGCCCGCGTTCGGAACCATGGGGGCCGGCCCAAAGGCCCATGGTGCGGACGGAGAGCCGGAGTCGACTCCCATGTTCTGCGGCGGCTGCGCGGCAAAGGTCGGTCCCGACCGGCTGGCCAGAGCTCTGGCGCGGGCAGGTCTGGACGCTCGCCCGGAAACCGGCGAGCAGGTGATCCTGGACACGGCGACGCCGGACGACGCGGTCGCCTACCGGACGCCGGCCGGCGACCGGGTCGTCGCCTCGCTGGACGCCTTCCCCGCCTTCACCGACGACCCCTGGCTCGTGGGCCGTGTAGCCGCCGTCAACGCCTGTTCCGATCTCCACGCCACCGGCGTAACGCCCCGTTTCGCCCAGGCTCTGGTCACCCTGCCCCAGGCGGCCGACGGCGCAACGGCGGAGGAGCTTCTGATCCAGGTACTGGCAGGCGCCCGTGCGGCGCTCGACACGGAAGGCGTTCTGCTCCTGGGCGGCCACACGAACACCGGCCCCGAACTGGTCGTCGGCTTCCACGTGGAGGGCGTTTCCGAGAACGGCTGCGACCTGCTGCTCAAGAGCCGGGTCCGCTCCGGCGACGCGCTCGTTCTGACCAAGCCGCTCGGCAGCGGCGTGCTGCTGGCCGCCGACCGGATGGGCCTCTGTCCCGGCCGCTGGTTGCGGACATGCCTCGCCTCGATGCAGACGAGCAACCGGGCCGCGATGGAGGTAGCCAGACGAGCCGGCGTGGCCGCCGCGACCGACGTCAGCGGTTTCGGTCTGGCCGGTCACCTGGGTGAAATGGCACAGGCGAGCGGCGTGGATCTCGAGATCTTCGTCGGCGCCCTGCCCTCGCTACCGGGCGCGCTCGAGCTCCTGGACCGCGGCGAGCGCAGCACGAGCCACGATCAGAACACACGGCTGCCGGTCGAGATCGAGCTGCTTGCCGCGCCGGGGCCGCACCTGGAGTTGACTTTCGATCCCCAGACCGCCGGCGGGCTGGTGCTCGCGGTTGCTCCGAGGCAGGCCGACGGCCTGATCCGCGCGCTCAACGCCCGGAACCTCGACGCGGCCTCGGTGATCGCTCGCGCCCGGGCGGCAGGTTCCGGCGGCCCGCGGCTTGTTCTGCGCTGA
- a CDS encoding CIA30 family protein, giving the protein MKRLPFGLFRVTIMAVCGLPAFAGSALAQPTVIQGARVFTGDEVLPNTTVVIRGPTIESVTPGDDIPAAARAEATVVDGAGMTLLPGLIDSHTHNFGPALEQALNFGVTTVLDMLTAEAMAAQWRREQAAGAVPSRADVFAGGPVTVAGGHGTQFGVALATLDDPEQTDAFIADRVAAGADFIKVIYEAGSAGRPLPTFAASTLPRIVTAAHDHDRLAVFHISTAEAAREVIAAGADGLVHMYFDGTGGPEFVEAAHEARIFIVPTLAVLETIAGTGGGVELAADPRIAPFLTPEQRGGLGQDFGRAPDPELMAQILAGVGALHTAGVPILAGSDAPNPGTTHGASIHRELELLVRAGLTPVEALRAATTAAVDAFDLGDRGRIAAGLKADLVLVRGDATADVLATRDIAAIWKDGRRFERWSAETAPGRPLLQSTLLGDFEGLSGSTLPPKWSHSTDAFAGGKSTVTSAAAPRDEGGSALRIEGEIKEGFAFPWSGVTVLLGSRMGDPVDVGGIRALAFDARGEGATYQAMAFAENLGMQPAAASFEAGEDWSRVEIPLSSFRGLDPSGAWAFFIGGPTDLGGFWLEIDNVELVE; this is encoded by the coding sequence ATGAAACGACTGCCGTTCGGCTTGTTCCGGGTCACGATCATGGCGGTCTGCGGTCTGCCCGCTTTCGCCGGCTCAGCCCTCGCGCAGCCCACGGTCATCCAGGGAGCGCGCGTGTTCACGGGCGACGAAGTGCTCCCGAACACCACCGTCGTGATCCGCGGCCCGACAATCGAGTCGGTCACGCCCGGCGACGACATTCCGGCGGCCGCCAGAGCCGAGGCGACGGTCGTCGACGGCGCCGGCATGACCCTGCTGCCGGGGCTGATCGACAGCCATACGCACAACTTCGGGCCGGCGCTGGAGCAGGCGCTGAACTTCGGCGTCACGACCGTGCTGGACATGCTCACCGCGGAGGCCATGGCGGCGCAGTGGCGACGGGAGCAGGCAGCGGGAGCGGTTCCGAGCCGGGCCGACGTCTTCGCAGGCGGCCCCGTCACCGTCGCGGGCGGACACGGCACGCAGTTCGGCGTCGCGCTCGCTACGCTGGACGACCCGGAGCAGACGGACGCCTTCATCGCCGACCGCGTGGCCGCCGGCGCCGACTTCATCAAGGTGATCTACGAAGCCGGATCGGCCGGGCGTCCACTTCCCACGTTCGCTGCCTCGACCCTGCCGCGGATCGTCACCGCCGCGCACGATCACGACCGGCTCGCCGTCTTCCACATCAGCACCGCGGAAGCGGCGCGGGAGGTCATCGCCGCGGGCGCCGACGGCCTGGTCCACATGTACTTCGACGGCACGGGAGGCCCGGAGTTCGTCGAAGCGGCCCACGAGGCGAGGATCTTCATCGTCCCGACCCTCGCCGTGCTCGAGACGATCGCCGGGACCGGAGGCGGCGTGGAACTCGCTGCCGATCCGCGAATCGCTCCCTTCCTCACGCCCGAGCAACGAGGCGGTCTCGGGCAGGACTTCGGACGGGCGCCGGATCCCGAGTTGATGGCGCAGATACTCGCCGGCGTCGGCGCCCTGCACACCGCCGGGGTGCCGATTCTGGCCGGGTCCGACGCACCGAATCCTGGAACGACCCACGGCGCGAGCATCCACCGGGAACTCGAACTGCTGGTCCGCGCGGGTCTGACCCCGGTCGAGGCCCTGCGAGCGGCCACCACCGCGGCCGTCGACGCCTTCGACCTCGGTGACCGCGGCCGGATCGCGGCCGGCCTCAAGGCCGACCTGGTCCTGGTTCGCGGCGATGCGACCGCGGACGTGCTGGCCACCCGCGACATCGCGGCGATCTGGAAGGACGGGAGGCGCTTCGAGCGCTGGAGCGCCGAGACCGCTCCCGGCCGGCCCCTCCTCCAATCCACGCTGCTCGGCGACTTCGAGGGCCTGAGCGGAAGTACTTTGCCTCCCAAGTGGTCGCATTCGACCGACGCCTTCGCCGGCGGCAAGTCGACCGTGACGAGCGCCGCGGCGCCTCGCGACGAGGGCGGCAGCGCCCTGCGCATCGAGGGCGAGATCAAGGAAGGCTTCGCCTTCCCCTGGTCCGGGGTCACGGTCCTGCTCGGCTCCCGGATGGGCGATCCGGTCGACGTCGGCGGCATCCGTGCTCTCGCCTTCGACGCCCGCGGCGAGGGCGCGACATACCAGGCGATGGCGTTCGCCGAGAACCTCGGTATGCAGCCGGCGGCCGCCTCCTTCGAGGCCGGAGAGGACTGGAGCCGGGTCGAGATCCCGCTCTCCTCGTTCCGCGGTCTCGATCCCTCGGGCGCCTGGGCCTTCTTCATCGGAGGCCCCACCGATCTCGGCGGCTTCTGGCTGGAGATCGACAACGTCGAGCTGGTGGAGTAG
- a CDS encoding CoA transferase: MSETPSHGSGSGGPLNGIRVLDFTSFIAGSYGAMLLGDMGADVLKIESPGGDNARHWGPFIEGESRMFQAWNRNKRGISVNLKTEQGRQVVYDLARTADVAMENFRPGVATRLGIDYDALSRHNPGLVYASSSAFGGSGPYAQRPGYDPVLQSMAGAAHLQQLMNGVAAICPVAVSDYMAAVLTVCSINAALLHRERTGEGQRIETSLLQAIMSAQAQSYLQPLDAEITGPPGIFPYRMFAAADGPIFIAAGTDKFWRLFCEAIGRDDLACDPRYETNPQRASNAAALSDEIDPIVARRPARELEAELVAVGVPCAAVRSAEEFFDDPQVEAMAMSQVVRHPQLGNLRMAGVPWRFSQTPGSIRRPAPRLGEHTGEVLAELGYGTERITGLEASGAVRAADTADGP; the protein is encoded by the coding sequence ATGTCTGAGACGCCTTCGCACGGGTCCGGCTCGGGCGGCCCGCTCAACGGCATCCGGGTCCTCGACTTCACGAGCTTCATCGCCGGCTCCTACGGCGCCATGCTGCTCGGCGACATGGGTGCCGATGTCCTGAAGATCGAATCGCCCGGCGGCGACAACGCCCGGCACTGGGGACCTTTCATCGAAGGCGAGAGCCGGATGTTTCAGGCGTGGAACCGGAACAAGCGAGGTATCTCCGTCAACCTCAAGACGGAGCAGGGCCGGCAGGTGGTCTACGACCTCGCCCGGACCGCCGACGTCGCAATGGAGAACTTCCGCCCCGGCGTCGCGACCAGGCTCGGCATCGACTACGACGCCCTGAGCCGCCACAACCCGGGACTGGTCTATGCCTCGTCCAGCGCCTTCGGCGGCAGCGGGCCGTACGCCCAGCGACCCGGCTACGACCCGGTGCTCCAGTCGATGGCCGGCGCCGCCCACCTGCAGCAACTCATGAACGGCGTCGCCGCCATCTGCCCGGTGGCGGTTTCCGACTACATGGCCGCCGTGCTCACGGTCTGCTCGATCAATGCCGCCCTCCTCCACCGCGAACGCACCGGCGAAGGCCAGCGGATCGAGACCTCGCTGCTTCAGGCGATCATGAGCGCCCAGGCGCAGTCCTACCTTCAGCCGTTGGACGCCGAGATCACCGGACCGCCCGGCATCTTCCCCTACCGGATGTTCGCCGCCGCGGACGGGCCGATCTTCATCGCAGCCGGCACGGACAAGTTCTGGCGGCTCTTCTGCGAAGCCATCGGCCGCGACGACCTCGCCTGTGACCCGCGCTACGAGACGAACCCCCAGCGGGCCAGCAACGCCGCCGCGCTGAGCGACGAGATCGATCCGATCGTGGCACGAAGACCTGCACGCGAACTGGAGGCCGAGCTGGTTGCGGTCGGCGTTCCCTGCGCCGCCGTCCGCTCGGCCGAGGAGTTCTTCGACGATCCCCAGGTCGAGGCGATGGCGATGAGCCAGGTCGTCAGGCACCCCCAACTCGGCAACCTGCGCATGGCCGGCGTGCCCTGGCGTTTCTCGCAAACGCCGGGGTCCATCCGAAGGCCCGCCCCGCGTCTCGGCGAGCACACGGGCGAAGTGCTCGCGGAGCTGGGCTACGGCACGGAGCGGATCACCGGTCTCGAAGCGTCCGGGGCGGTGCGGGCCGCGGACACAGCAGACGGGCCCTGA
- a CDS encoding PA0069 family radical SAM protein, translating to MKVLDSASDRRSNPRKTPPGTVRGRGAAANPRNRFERLDIDFEPGESVAERGTFPVTELFRDHSKTVLSRNDSPDIGFEYSLNPYRGCEHGCIYCYARPTHEYLGFSAGLDFESRILVKDRAPELLRKALLSPRWKPQVVVLSGVTDPYQPIERKLRITRRCLEVLAEFRNPVAIITKNHLVTRDLDLLVKLNRFQACGVYLSITSVSASLSARMEPRASTPRRRFEALRELSAAGIPCGVMAAPIIPGLNDEQIPAILEAAAEAGASRAGYILLRLPHGLRELFSDWLATHFPDRRDRVLNRLREARDGNLNDPRFHHRMKGGGEYAEQIGRLFETVRRRVGLAGGRNGRSSGPSTAAFRRRTDQRSLFDEAAEPETHP from the coding sequence GTGAAGGTCCTCGACAGTGCCTCCGACCGCCGGTCGAACCCCCGGAAGACTCCCCCGGGCACAGTGCGCGGTCGAGGCGCGGCCGCCAACCCCCGCAACCGCTTCGAACGGCTAGACATCGACTTCGAACCGGGCGAGAGCGTCGCCGAGCGCGGCACGTTTCCGGTGACGGAGTTGTTTCGGGATCACTCGAAGACCGTCCTGTCTCGCAACGACTCCCCGGACATCGGCTTCGAATACAGCCTGAACCCCTACCGCGGCTGCGAGCACGGCTGCATCTACTGCTATGCCCGTCCCACGCACGAGTACCTCGGCTTCTCCGCTGGACTGGACTTCGAGAGCCGGATACTCGTCAAGGACCGTGCGCCGGAGTTGCTGCGCAAGGCGCTCCTGAGCCCCCGCTGGAAACCCCAGGTCGTCGTCCTCTCCGGCGTCACCGACCCGTACCAGCCGATCGAACGAAAGCTCCGGATCACACGGCGCTGTCTGGAGGTCCTGGCCGAGTTCCGCAACCCGGTGGCGATCATCACGAAGAACCACCTGGTCACCCGCGACCTCGATCTGCTCGTGAAGCTCAACCGATTCCAGGCCTGCGGCGTCTACCTCTCGATCACCTCGGTCTCCGCCTCGCTGTCGGCGCGAATGGAGCCACGGGCCTCGACCCCGCGGCGGCGGTTCGAGGCCCTGCGTGAACTGAGCGCCGCCGGCATTCCCTGCGGGGTGATGGCCGCGCCGATCATCCCAGGCCTGAACGACGAACAGATCCCCGCGATTCTGGAAGCGGCAGCCGAAGCCGGCGCCAGCCGAGCAGGCTACATCCTCCTGCGCCTGCCGCACGGCCTTCGGGAGCTCTTCTCCGATTGGCTTGCGACCCACTTCCCGGATCGCCGCGATCGGGTGCTGAACCGGCTGCGGGAAGCGCGCGACGGGAACCTGAACGATCCCCGCTTCCACCACCGCATGAAAGGCGGCGGGGAGTACGCGGAACAGATCGGCAGGCTGTTCGAGACAGTGCGCCGCCGCGTCGGGCTCGCCGGCGGTCGAAACGGGCGCAGCAGCGGCCCGTCGACAGCGGCGTTCCGGCGTCGCACGGACCAGCGGAGTCTCTTCGACGAAGCGGCCGAGCCGGAGACGCATCCCTGA
- a CDS encoding TonB-dependent receptor, with protein sequence MLHLRARRSGPVVAAWALAAVALVSGSASAAAADFSISGTVTYEGEPLKRYPLRMDADPNCAAMYDGKRVLSRDSLVADDGAVENVFVYLREAPEGAAGDRPEEAVRLEQRGCLYTPRIIGVRVQQDIEIVNDDPTLHNVRALAKANRPFNIGQPSRGTRTKSFRAPEKPIQVKCDVHPWMSAYVFVMEHSFHSTTGSDGKYRIDALPAGSYELVFWHEKLGEQIVEVEVTADVEGLNLTFEGSE encoded by the coding sequence ATGCTCCACCTGCGCGCCCGCCGCTCGGGCCCCGTCGTCGCCGCCTGGGCTCTGGCCGCCGTCGCCCTGGTCTCCGGCAGCGCCTCCGCGGCTGCCGCGGACTTCAGCATCAGCGGTACGGTCACCTACGAAGGTGAACCGCTCAAGCGCTACCCGTTGCGCATGGACGCCGACCCGAACTGCGCGGCGATGTACGACGGGAAGCGCGTCCTCTCGCGCGACAGCCTGGTCGCCGACGACGGCGCGGTCGAGAACGTCTTCGTCTACCTCCGGGAGGCGCCCGAGGGCGCAGCCGGCGACCGGCCGGAGGAGGCCGTCCGGCTGGAACAGCGCGGCTGTCTCTACACGCCCCGGATCATCGGCGTCCGCGTCCAGCAGGACATCGAGATCGTCAACGATGACCCCACTCTCCACAACGTCCGCGCCCTCGCCAAGGCGAACCGACCGTTCAACATCGGCCAGCCTTCGCGCGGCACGAGGACGAAGTCCTTCCGCGCGCCCGAGAAGCCGATTCAGGTGAAGTGCGACGTCCATCCCTGGATGTCCGCCTATGTCTTCGTCATGGAGCACTCCTTCCACTCCACGACCGGCAGTGACGGCAAGTACCGGATCGACGCACTTCCCGCCGGCTCCTACGAACTCGTGTTCTGGCACGAGAAGCTCGGCGAACAGATCGTTGAGGTGGAAGTCACCGCCGACGTCGAGGGCCTGAACCTCACCTTCGAAGGCAGCGAGTAA
- a CDS encoding WS/DGAT domain-containing protein codes for MSVADALLTPDQAVLWNLERRSPGLHVAGLALVSGEIDRQELLHWMTRLRRLPRFCLRVEGSRYGPQRWRSAPFELGEHLHVVSNGNPVSALDEALSKPLDPGRPLWELHLAPGYHDAGDALLVKSHLVAADGLATGDFFHALFASGTEVDEKKAAGPATNGVRSEARPTEWFENWTRTSQDLMAGLQELSSEETRTAFLTLSETMPDLGLPPLPLPFNGQLSGRRRLIRTAFPYGDIRAIRARLGGTLSDLVVALAGGALQRYLTARGVSIHGRSLRVALATDIPEHERKRRSLLPIEVPLEVGAAARLRSVHQLARLLRAARVADVLSRFTGMQQAAGPLAAAALAMTSSVRPPFHLTVANANGPQIPQFLAGRPLSGYTPSWPLGFGQGLSCAFFAYNQSLHVGLTVDERGCPDAETLPDLLAESFAELHEAAGSVPRRRRKTPFQAQPTAVP; via the coding sequence GTGAGCGTCGCCGACGCCCTCCTGACGCCTGACCAGGCCGTCCTCTGGAACCTGGAGCGCCGCAGCCCCGGGCTACACGTCGCGGGTCTCGCGCTGGTCTCCGGCGAGATCGACCGGCAGGAGCTTCTCCACTGGATGACCCGGCTGCGCAGACTCCCCCGCTTCTGCCTCCGCGTCGAAGGGTCACGCTACGGCCCGCAGCGCTGGCGCTCGGCGCCCTTCGAGCTCGGGGAACACCTTCACGTCGTCTCGAACGGCAACCCCGTGTCCGCGCTCGATGAGGCCCTCAGCAAGCCGCTCGACCCGGGCCGGCCATTGTGGGAGCTTCATCTGGCGCCCGGCTACCACGACGCCGGCGACGCCCTCCTGGTCAAGTCGCACCTGGTCGCGGCGGACGGTCTGGCGACGGGCGACTTCTTCCACGCGCTCTTCGCGAGCGGCACGGAAGTCGACGAGAAGAAGGCCGCCGGTCCGGCCACCAATGGCGTCCGCTCCGAAGCCCGACCGACCGAGTGGTTCGAGAACTGGACACGGACCAGCCAGGACCTGATGGCGGGCCTCCAGGAACTCTCCTCGGAGGAGACACGAACCGCCTTTCTGACCTTGAGCGAGACGATGCCCGACCTGGGTCTCCCGCCGCTGCCACTGCCGTTCAACGGACAGTTGAGTGGGCGGCGACGCCTGATCCGGACCGCGTTCCCCTACGGCGACATCCGTGCGATACGCGCCCGGCTGGGAGGCACGCTTTCGGATCTGGTCGTCGCCCTGGCCGGTGGCGCACTGCAGCGCTACCTCACCGCCAGAGGGGTCTCCATCCACGGGCGCAGCCTCCGGGTCGCGCTGGCCACCGACATTCCGGAGCACGAACGGAAGCGGCGAAGCCTGCTGCCCATCGAGGTTCCCCTCGAGGTCGGCGCCGCCGCCCGGCTGCGCTCGGTGCATCAGCTCGCGCGGCTGCTGCGAGCTGCCCGGGTAGCGGACGTGCTGTCCCGTTTCACCGGCATGCAACAGGCCGCGGGTCCCCTGGCGGCCGCCGCGCTCGCGATGACTTCCTCCGTTCGGCCGCCGTTCCACCTCACGGTAGCCAACGCCAACGGCCCCCAGATCCCGCAGTTCCTGGCCGGCCGACCTCTCTCCGGCTACACGCCTTCCTGGCCCCTCGGCTTCGGCCAGGGCCTCTCCTGCGCGTTCTTCGCCTACAACCAGTCACTGCACGTCGGTCTCACCGTGGACGAGCGAGGCTGCCCCGACGCCGAGACGCTGCCGGACCTGCTCGCGGAGTCGTTCGCCGAACTCCACGAGGCGGCCGGAAGCGTTCCCCGGCGTCGCCGCAAGACTCCGTTCCAGGCCCAACCGACGGCAGTTCCATAA